The Erinaceus europaeus chromosome 4, mEriEur2.1, whole genome shotgun sequence genomic sequence CTCTGTCAATAAGGAGAGGTATTCATTCACAATCTGAGGCTGACTCGTGGAACCAGGTAAGAGGGAGAAGATTGGGGAAAGCCCTTGTGGCTTCTTGGAACCATCCATGCCACTGGGAACTGGGAAGACCCTATAAAAGCTGGAGAGAAAGCTCAAGGAGAATAAAGCACTTATGTTTGAAAGTAATCAATATTCAATGTTCTGGCTTTTTGCAAAAAAAGCACCATTTCGGCTTCTGGTTCAGTGGAGGAGCTTTCATTTCACAGTGTTGATGGTTAAGGTTTCCAGTGCTCTTCATATCATGTGGCTCATCTTTACACTTAGGAAGTTGTTGCTGGTGGGTGCATTCAGCCATTTTACTAAGCTCAGCTACTAAGTTACCCAGCCCCATGCTTTTGACCAACTCATGAATCTTAGCACTTTCTGGATTAGATCTTTCTGTTGGTTCCAACTTAATGGCTGGAAGTGATGAATCTGCTAGAGGTCTTGGTGAAGATTCGACTTTTATAGCCTTTTCTTCCTCCCCGTAGAGAAATTTTTCCTCGTCTTCTATATCAGAGAAACTAAGTCGCCCCCTTTCCCGTGTGCTGGTAGAATCTGAAAACATACTCAGGATACGAGAAAACCCACTGCCATCCTGAATGGCAATTTCATGGGGCAGCAAGTCGTCTGTAGATTGCATCGGCTCCTCAGATGCCATTTCCAATTTGTCTGCATGGCAAAGAGAACTTCCAAACTTCTCTCTGAAGGGACTATTTGCAGTAGCTCCACTGAGTGGAAGAGATGGATGACCAGAGGGGATAGGGTTATGTTGGCTGCAATTGGTATTGCTGGAAGAACTGTCAAGCTGCAGAAACAGAGACAATTGGGTTAGGCTCTATGTAGAATATTGGAAAACCACTAAgggataaatctttttttttttaatagttatttattttcccttttgctacccttgttgtggttattgatgttgttgttgttggataggacagagagaaatggagagaggaagggaagacagagatggggaaagaaagacaactgcagacctgcttcaccacctgtgaagcgactcccctgcaggtggggagccagggcttggaacagggatccttacgtgggtccttgtgctttactccCGGGATAAATCTTAAATACTTTGTACTTCTTCAAATAGCAGGAAAAGATCCAGATTTGGATAATCATCTGATGTTTCTATAAGAAGCAACAGtagaaggagccaggtggtacctcgcctggttgagcgctcacattacaatgaacaaggaccaaggttcaagcctgctgtaggggggaagcttcatgagtggtgaagtagaggtgcaggtgtctctctctatctctatctacctctcctctcaatttctggctgtctctatccaataaataaataaaggtaatacaaattattattttttaaaagctgggcttttttttttaacctccaaggtaatcactggggcttgtgcctgcactatgaatccactgctcctggaggctatttttttccccttttgttgcccttgctgtttatcattaatataattactgttgtcattgttgctggacaggacagagagaaagggaagacagggggtgagaaagctagacatctgcagacctgcttcaccacttgtgaagtgactcccctgcaggtggggagccgggggatcaaaccaggattcttgcgcaggtcctcgcatttcacgccatgtgcgcttaacccactgtgctaccatactgcccggctcccaataaaaaattattttaaaaaaagtgatagtagtgttggcaaaaaacaaacaaacaaacaagaagacaactcacctggatagtgtcccccctccccccccccccccgtgtcatGCACATGATCCAGGCTGAGCCAGGGAGCTCCAATGCTGCTGTGTTTTTTTACTTTCCTATCTAAAAATATCAGATTGAAGAGATAATGCCCCAGtgacaaagagaaagggaggaaaaggtaATAAAAGAAAAGCTAGATTATTTCCcgctttattttcaatttttttttaattatctttatttattggataaaaacagccagaaatcaagaagaagggggtaacagagagggagagagacagagacacctgcagccctgcttcaccactcatgaaactttccccctgcaggtggggaccgggggtttgaacccgggcccttgagcattgtaatacatgtgctcaaacaggtctctgccaccacctggccctaatttgttgtagttcttatgaAGAAAACTGAATCCATTGACACTTTGAAACTGTCTCAGATTGTATTTCATTTTCTGTGGATCACCAGGAGAAAAGCACATAAATGTTGCTGCTATGTGGAGAAAAGAAATTGTGAAACCCTCACTGACAGTGTGTCAAGGCATCCCTTAACATGGcttttctctatttaaaataggttaagtgcacacattacaaagcacaaggatagaagtttgagttcccactccccacatgcagggggtacccgcttcacaagcagtgaagcaggtctgcaggtatctctgtctctttccctctctagtcctctcctctcaatttctctgtctctatgcaattatAAGTAATATGAGAAAgagcagcaaaggtgggcgcgaggaataacatcattgcaagactggccagctcctcatggggcgcgagcgcttccacactacgatcatcctctctggcattatgctattccactgcagaatactgtgccccagtatggttccgtagcccccatgtccacttggtcgattccaaattatattcctccatgaggatcatttctggaaccatccgttccaccccagttccatggctgccagttcttagcaacatcgccccgccagatattcgtcgggatgcagcatcatctaagttcatttcccacgtctaagctcaaccggacctgccaatatacgcggatatcttcgcccaccctgtccaatgcttgacgtctcgtcacccaacctggtcccctacgcctacactgaacttctctgttccagtctcttggaaacagagctggcagtcagctgaggtaaagaacaaacacctcatcacagacccctgcaagcgtcaacccggctttgacctagcacgttatgattgggccctcctcaatcgctatcgaacaggtcatggccggtgcgccgctatgttccattgctggggagccagagacgacccgatctgcccctgcggctacagacaatgacccacatagtcaacgactgccacctctccagattcaaaggaggtctcgaaacttgacatcaggctcaacctgacgctgttgactggctacggaagaagggcaaatgctagaagaagaatgagaaagagaaaataggccaggagcagtggattcatagcaccaagctctagcaataactctggtggcaaaaaataaaatctgcTATTGTGTgtaagagacaccagagcaccactgtttATGGTGCTATTTATTTGCTTCTCTCCTATGGTTTCTCTGATGAAATGTTAGGGATCAATTGCAGGACTCAAATGCAGGGCATGTGTTCTATTGCCAAACCACTTCTCTAGCCCCCTCCAAACACATTAAATGATTTGAGCTTCTCTAAGGCCAGATAATAACAAATATCCTTGTgccaaggagacagcatagtggttatgcaaaaagatttcatgGTGAGTcaccgaggtcccaggttcaatatctggTACTACCATAAAGCCAGAATTGactagtgctgtggtaaaaacaaGTGAGTGCTACAGCTTCAGAGTTGGTGCAGCACATAAAGATCCTCAagcaagcataaggtcctaagttcaatcatCAGCAACACAtatccagagtgatgctttggttctcttttcaaaaaataaatctttaaagaacaaATTAGTACTACTATCTGACCATCATAAGTGAGCTAAGTTGGCAGAAACAGCCAAATAAAAACTAGCTAATGACAAAAGTGACTTCTAATCCAGTTTCATACTACTTATATATTGTGTTCTCCCTGAAAACTGCAGAAAGACATGTAGGATGAAGCTTTGGTCCAACCTATATTATATCATTATGGGAGACAAACATAATGGTTACACATGTAAAtcaaaggctccaggttcaatccccagcactaccacagggtagagttgagcagtattctgatgaAGCGACACCATTAGGGACACAGCTTCCAAGAAAAcaaccacttttattttttaaatggagcactgctcagctctggtttatggtggtgctgggattgactCTGGGCCTATGATGCCTTGGGCATTAAGATTTTTTTGCATAACAAGTACGCAGTTTCCCCTAGCTGAAATAACCAGACTTAAAACATTAGAAGGGGaagtcggaaaaaaaaaaaaaaagaaggggaagtcGGGTGGTTGCGCAGcttacatggagcaaagtgcaaggacctgcttaaggatctcagtttgagcccccggttccccacaggggagtcgcttcacaggtggtgaagcaggtctgcaggtgttttatctttctctccccctctctgtctttccctcctctctccatttctttctgtcctatccaacaatgctatcaataaccacaacaatgttaaacaaccagggcaacaaaagggaaaataaataaataaataaatgtaaaacattagaaggatcaggaagtgtgtgtgtggggggagcatAACAGTTGCACAAACAGGCTCTAATGCCTAaggctcaggttcagtcccccataccactaaaaaccagagccaagcagtcagtgctctgttaaaaaatgaaaaggattatgaagagaccctgaaagaaattcAGCAGAGACCTGCACAGAAGGTTCCATGTCCACCTCAACCTCCTTCTTCAAAGTCAGCTTCTTTGGTATCACAGATACTTCCTCTGGACGATGTAAAGAATGAACTGGTGCTGATCTTGGCTGGGTATCAGATAATTCAGATTTAAAACAGCTAGTGTCAGAAACATCAACTTTTCGCTCCCCCTCTTCTTGATTTTGCTGGGCAAGGTTCAATTCTTGAAATTGAGGGTCCAGAATCTTTGGGTCAGAGCTTTGCCTAAATTGTTGATTATTGCCTGTCCTTGATGTAAAACCTGGGTGACCCTCTCCCATGCTGTGCATCTTCTCTGTGTCATCATAACCATAACGGGGCCGTTTGGCCTCTGGACTCCTTTCCTCAGGTTGTGTATGGTAGGAACCTTCCAGTTTgtctctgttctgttctgttctccgCAACAGTTCATCATGACAATTCATATGAGGGCTAGAATTAGAAGAATGCAGAGAGATTTCTCTTGTTTGGCAGCCTTTATCATGCTGACTTAAGAAGGAATTCAAAGGTCCCTCTTTGAAAATAAGTCGTTCAAGATGTTGAGTGCATTTTGAACTTTGATTGAAGGCTGAATCATCTGTCCGGTTGCCCCTGAAGAAAGAGACAAACATCACTAAATATAAGGCACATGAACATaggataatggctatgcaaaaggagtttgtattttttttgtctccagggttattgctcctggaggccattattcccattttgttgcccttgttgtagttgttattgttatagctgttgttatttggataggacaaagaaaaatcgaggggggggggggaagacagaggagagaaagacacctgcagacctgcttcactgcttgcaaagtgatgcccctgtaggggcttgaaccggaatccttaccccagccttgtgctttgtgccatgtgcacttaaccccctgcactaccacccagtccccgcaataggactttcatgactgaggcaccaaaggtcccaggtttaattatCAGCACACCATAAcctagagctgagcggtgctctggggggaaaattACAAGAAGGGgcacaaaaaaagggaaagagaccaacAATTGGCAACAGTGCTATAGAATGCTTagggcagtggtctgggagatggtgcagtggataaagcactggactctcaagcatgagagatcccaagttcagtaccCGGCAGCATATGTAATATGTATTGGAGTGGtatctgactctttccctctatccttctcattatttaataaaacctttaaaaaaatgcttaggACAAAAAACAATAGTCATTAAATCTAAAACAAAATCTATGTAtacaaatgaaatattttctcccaCTTCTAGGCAAAAGCAGTTTAAGTCAACCAGGGAGATAAGTTAAGTAAAATCTCCTACCTAAAAGAACAgttagagggccaggtggtagtacatctggttaaacacagtgtccaaagacctgggtttaagcccctggtccctacctgcagggggaaagcttcatgaatggtgaagcagggttgcaaatcTCACTCCTTCTCCAGTCACAatttgtttctatccattaataaataattaaaaattttaaaaaataagggggtcaggtggtacagaaggtggcaca encodes the following:
- the LOC132538094 gene encoding zinc finger protein 318-like isoform X1, yielding MAESKAATSEQGSHFAVRGSGGRRQFVGGRGRRGSNQRGSFPVRGAHDGNGPWQQWPRQQRRPSSRGPRRPRAGTAGGALHRPEDGSEGESHPECSSGAPSPSRGRGRRPRRPRADMGHRGRRSPPAPPRGCIFYRFPPPLARLLPRPSRAGFRARRRGVSRADFARYVREDPFEDSGHETEGELQRERQREKEKQHSTASPLMKFPLPVVLPCGGQGLEPRSSQMTQSPGLRYDSLDHTLRITVGNNYFRYVGIPAQQHLSDDGLVSPVNNLEVLDRGNRTDDSAFNQSSKCTQHLERLIFKEGPLNSFLSQHDKGCQTREISLHSSNSSPHMNCHDELLRRTEQNRDKLEGSYHTQPEERSPEAKRPRYGYDDTEKMHSMGEGHPGFTSRTGNNQQFRQSSDPKILDPQFQELNLAQQNQEEGERKVDVSDTSCFKSELSDTQPRSAPVHSLHRPEEVSVIPKKLTLKKEVEVDMEPSVQLDSSSSNTNCSQHNPIPSGHPSLPLSGATANSPFREKFGSSLCHADKLEMASEEPMQSTDDLLPHEIAIQDGSGFSRILSMFSDSTSTRERGRLSFSDIEDEEKFLYGEEEKAIKVESSPRPLADSSLPAIKLEPTERSNPESAKIHELVKSMGLGNLVAELSKMAECTHQQQLPKCKDEPHDMKSTGNLNHQHCEMKAPPLNQKPKWCFFCKKPEH
- the LOC132538094 gene encoding zinc finger protein 318-like isoform X2; this encodes MAESKAATSEQGSHFAVRGSGGRRQFVGGRGRRGSNQRGSFPVRGAHDGNGPWQQWPRQQRRPSSRGPRRPRAGTAGGALHRPEDGSEGESHPECSSGAPSPSRGRGRRPRRPRADMGHRGRRSPPAPPRGCIFYRFPPPLARLLPRPSRAGFRARRRGVSRADFARYVREDPFEDSGHETEGELQRERQREKEKQHSTASPLMKFPLPVVLPCGGQGLEPRSSQMTQSPGLRYDSLDHTLRITVGNNYFRGNRTDDSAFNQSSKCTQHLERLIFKEGPLNSFLSQHDKGCQTREISLHSSNSSPHMNCHDELLRRTEQNRDKLEGSYHTQPEERSPEAKRPRYGYDDTEKMHSMGEGHPGFTSRTGNNQQFRQSSDPKILDPQFQELNLAQQNQEEGERKVDVSDTSCFKSELSDTQPRSAPVHSLHRPEEVSVIPKKLTLKKEVEVDMEPSVQLDSSSSNTNCSQHNPIPSGHPSLPLSGATANSPFREKFGSSLCHADKLEMASEEPMQSTDDLLPHEIAIQDGSGFSRILSMFSDSTSTRERGRLSFSDIEDEEKFLYGEEEKAIKVESSPRPLADSSLPAIKLEPTERSNPESAKIHELVKSMGLGNLVAELSKMAECTHQQQLPKCKDEPHDMKSTGNLNHQHCEMKAPPLNQKPKWCFFCKKPEH
- the LOC132538094 gene encoding zinc finger protein 318-like isoform X3, which encodes MAESKAATSEQGSHFAVRGSGGRRQFVGGRGRRGSNQRGSFPVRGAHDGNGPWQQWPRQQRRPSSRGPRRPRAGTAGGALHRPEDGSEGESHPECSSGAPSPSRGRGRRPRRPRADMGHRGRRSPPAPPRGCIFYRFPPPLARLLPRPSRAGFRARRRGVSRADFARYVREDPFEDSGHETQSPGLRYDSLDHTLRITVGNNYFRYVGIPAQQHLSDDGLVSPVNNLEVLDRGNRTDDSAFNQSSKCTQHLERLIFKEGPLNSFLSQHDKGCQTREISLHSSNSSPHMNCHDELLRRTEQNRDKLEGSYHTQPEERSPEAKRPRYGYDDTEKMHSMGEGHPGFTSRTGNNQQFRQSSDPKILDPQFQELNLAQQNQEEGERKVDVSDTSCFKSELSDTQPRSAPVHSLHRPEEVSVIPKKLTLKKEVEVDMEPSVQLDSSSSNTNCSQHNPIPSGHPSLPLSGATANSPFREKFGSSLCHADKLEMASEEPMQSTDDLLPHEIAIQDGSGFSRILSMFSDSTSTRERGRLSFSDIEDEEKFLYGEEEKAIKVESSPRPLADSSLPAIKLEPTERSNPESAKIHELVKSMGLGNLVAELSKMAECTHQQQLPKCKDEPHDMKSTGNLNHQHCEMKAPPLNQKPKWCFFCKKPEH